TCTCCTGCAGGGATCAGAACGCACGGGACGACCTCTCATCATTGGGCCAGAGGAAGATTATGATCCGGGATATTTCAACAACGAGGTAGTGGCACCAAACTGCTCTTGGCTCTTGTCCCATCTCTCTGGGGGCAGCCGGCCAAGGTCACGGGACAGGGCTGTCACTTCTCATATGCTCCTCCCTTTGTGGCTGTGTGCCCTGACACCCAGGAAGCGTTGGCATTTAGAAATCCTCCTGAGGAGGAAGCTGTCCAGTGACCTCATCTGCCTCTGTTATCCCAGCCCGTGCCGAGAGCATTCCTGGATGACAGCTGTCACCAGCCCAGTCACTGccgtggtggggatgggggtgtCCTGGATTGGGCTGGTGGGAATTGGGGAGCAGGGGCTGGAGCTTCACCCAGGGGTGTGCAACAGAGCTCCAGACAAGTCGGTTCCCTTCTTTCCTAACCAATGCTTCTCCTTCGGGTCCTGCAGTGCGACTCCCTCTTCCAGGACCTGGGCAAGCTGAAGTCCCGACCAGCACACCTGGGAGTCTTTCTGCGCTACATATTCTCCCAGGCAGATCCCAGCCCCCTGGTAAGAGCTGGAGGCAGCAAGCTGGGAGAAATGCCAGTGGGGCGGTGTATCCGTGCGCTACCCACATCCCTGGGGTCTGCGGGCGCTGCTGGTTTGCTGAGCACGTGGCTGAGGTGCAGGCTCTGTGTGTAGGGctcaggcagctgctggcagccctgtccccagctgtgcagcagtgaggGAAGCCCAGTGTAGGGTTACAtgtcctccccttcctcccaggCGTGATGCGGGGAGGGCGCTGCCCTCCCAGACCCCCACGGTCGTTTCCTGTTTCATGGCCGTCTGGCTGCTGCTCTATTGGATGTTTCACCTTCCTGCTTCTAAACCTTCCTCCTTCTTCGCTGCCCACCTCTGGTCTCCCCTCCTTGCAGCTCTTCTACTTATGCGCAGACGTTTGCCAGCAGACAACAGCAAAGGATTCCCGGGGTTTGGGGAAGGATATCTGGAACATCTTCTTGGACCGGAACGCGGTGAgggcaggggctgtgtgcctgCACAGGGGTCCTTGCATCTGCAGGGGGTGGGTGGGGAACCAGCTGGAAAGCCAGCATCAGTGTCACGTCCGTTGCATGAGGGTCCTTTTTAACATGTTTTGCCACTGACAGTGCTTTGCTGATGCTGATTTCTCTGCTTCGATGCAAATTGCGTAAAGCATTGCGCAGGCATTGCAcaatggcagcagcaccaggcagcttGGAGCAGGGGTCATagaggcagggctggggctcagGCTGTGCCCTCTCTTCCTGGGGGTACCTATTGCTTGGAGGGAGGACACTGCTCCAGAGGGATTTGTGTTCTGGGTGCTGTGATGAGTGTTGGGTGCTTTGTGCACTGGGAAAGTGGGACTCTCAGCTCTCACACCCCTCCAGTTGCAGAAATGACAAACAGTGATGGTGCAGGAGCATGGGGCACCCTCAccctgcagctcagagctgtgtgaGTGTGGCTTTGGCATGCAAATTCCTTCACACACTGTGTTGTGTTCCCACCGCAGCCTCTCCGAGTGAAGGTGTCGGAGCAGCTTCTGGCTGAGATCGGTGAGTGAGGAGCTCTCAGGGGCTGCCAGGGGCTCTCATGGCTGTTTCCTGCATGGCTGGTGACACTGCCTGTCCTTTTATCACCCAGAGGCTCGTCTACGGAATGGGGATGATGTCCGAGCTGCCCTCTTTGAAGCTCAGGAGATGGTGATGCCCGAGATACAGGAGCAGATCCAGGACTACAGGTGACAGTGGGATGGTCACCCCACAGAGCTCAGCATATATCCCCCTGTTCCTCGTGGTACTGACCCCCATGTGCCCATAGAACGAAGCGCACCATGGGCCTGGGGAGCCTATATGGGGAAAACGACCTCCTGGACCTGGATGGGGACCCGCAGAAGGAGCGGCAAGTGGCTGAGAAGCAGCTGGCTCAGCTGGGTGACATCCTGTAAGTGTGGGCTGCCTGGTCCTGCCACCTCCCCAGCGTGTTGATTGAGCTCAGGAAGGAGAAAgtggagcaggagctgggggtgctggtggCAGAGATGGGAGTAGGGGGCTGCAAGGGGGCATGGAGGGAGCACCCTGACCGGGGACGGCTCCCTGGGGCTGAGTGGAGGAATCCAAACAAGctcttttattcctttccatCTCTCTCTGCAGGTCAAAATATGAAGAGGACAGAAGGTGAGTGACTCTCAGCCATGGCAAGCATGCACCCAGTTGCAACTGTATTGCTGTTGCTGACTAAGGAGGGGAAAAGGGTCTTAGAGAGGAGATGCTAAACCGCCCCTTTAATATGCTGGCCTGCAGCACCTTGTCCCAGTGCCAGCTTTATCCCTGGGGGCTGTCAGGATAGCAGGGCTTGGGGAAGGAGTGTCCCTAACTCTCCCTCTTGAAGGCTGCTGCCTTTCTGCCCTCCTTATCCCTTCCCAAGTGTCCCCTGGCCAGGAAGGAGTGGTTCCTTTGTCACACGAGACCCCACAGGATGTCCCAGCTCCATTTTCACAGCCTGTGGTGCTGTGTCCTGGTGCTCTGTCTCCACTCAGACTCTTCTCTTGCAGCTCCCCCATGGCCTTTGCCCTCAGCACATACATGAACCACACTGGCATCCGCAGCCGTGAGCCACGTGTAGCCAGCACCAGTGAGAAGGCACAGGCCCTCCCGGACAAGGACAAGTGGCTGCCCTTCTTCCCCAAGGCCAAGAAGGTGAGTGGCTTGATGGctgctgtccctctgctctgctcccagctcccctcTGCAGTGTGTGGTTGGGATGGAGGAAGAGCTGTGGTGTATTGCCCACGTTGTGATGCCAGCATTCCTCTCGGGtgtcccagcagagcagcagcacgaAGAAGGACAAGGATGCCATAGAAGACAAGAAGCGCAACCCCATCCTAAAGTACATTGCGAAGCCCAAAATGTCCCAGAGCAGTGAGTATTGGGATATTCTGGAACACTGAGCTGCTcagctcactgctgctgggagacCTACAGCCTTTGGGCAGCCCTTAGGCACCCATCAACCCATAGCAGGCACTTCTCATCTGCCAGCTATGCTCTCCTCATCCAGCCCCTTTCAAAACCTCTTGTCTCAACCTCGCTCCCAAATGGCTTtgaagggagcaggaggggagcTGAGCAGTCCTCACCATACATGTGTGCTCTGGCACATGTGTGCATGTCTGCTCTGACACGCATATGtatgttcccccccccccctgcttTCAGTTCTTATACCATTAGCTCACACGCTCCCTTCTCTGCCTCCTCCGCTGTTGATAGATGCAGGATTGATTTGACatctcatttttgttcttttgttttttttcctttcagcatttcATGTCCCTTTGTCCCCTGTCGAAGGTAAAAgcccttttcttttatttgccaTTCATCTCACGTGCTCAGTTTTGATTTGTTCCCCCCAGCGCTGCTACACCGGGCACTGGATGGGCtatggggtgggaggagggctGCCCATGGGCACTCTGGATGTCCCCAGGGAAGCCCCAGTGGTGGCCTTGGTGACATCCCACAGTGAGGACAGCAGTGCCACCATCTAtctcctccttcctgccctcACCAGGAtccctcccttctctttgcCCCAGCAGTCAAACCCGGCAATGTGAGGAACATTATCCAGCACTTTGAGAACAACCAGCATTATGAGAGCCAGGAACCCGGTTCACAGCGTCTCTCCACTGGCAGCTTCCCTGAGGACCTGCTGGAGGGTGATGGGTAGGAAGGGTTTTGGGGGGGCAATTCCTGCcctctgtgttttctgcctgTGCATCCCTCAGCCTGATGCTCTTGGCTCTGTCTCCCTGCTGCAGATCTCGTGCTGAGGTCAAGCTGGGCCGCTCGGAGAGCTTGAAAGGCCGTgaagagatgaagaaatcaaggaaagcagaaaacgTGCCCCGCTCCCGTAGCGACGTGGACATggatgctgcagctgaggcCACCAGGCTTCACCAGTCAGCATCATCCTCTGCCTCCAGTCTGTCCACCAGGTGGGAGCtaccagcagagccaggctAGGGGAGATGGGTTACCTGTGGCCCtcaggagggagctgggatggtCCATTGCCTGTCCACAGTGTCTGGGCTCTGCACCTCCTGGTGCAGCCCTGAGAGTCCAACTTCACAGCTGATATTTGTCATGGGAAGCCAACGAGAATTTGGTTTAATCCACATTTGTGCCCCAAGCCCTGCATTGCGATGGGTGGCACTTTGCCCCTCAATGGATTTGCTCCCGGGAAgtgctgcagggtgctgtgTTGGGAGTAGAGGGCCCTGTGGATGCCACAGGGTCTCATGGGTGATGCTCCCATCCCTCCCCAGGTCGCTGGAGAATCCCACCCCCCCCTACACACCGAAGATGGGACGCAGGTGAGTGGcacggctgctgctgccatcgCCTCTACCTCAGCACCCCGAGCCCGCCGCCACCTCCAGGGCTGGGTCCTACAGAGCAGGAGGGTCACTGTAGAGGGGGCTGGGGGTGTCAGAGGGGACCTTTCTAGCTTCTCCCAGGCCTTGATAGAACACCAGGGGAAGCAATGCTcagggctgccctgggagggtgggagggagccCCCAGAGATGCCTCCACTTGGCACAGTCCTGCGTAACGCCAGCTCCCCATCCCAGGAGTTAGGAGGCACCTCTGTTCCCTTGTGTCTCACGCAGGAGCTTAATCGACCTATATAGATGGCTGCTGGGGGACCTAGTCTGTTAGCTCAAGAGTCAGAGGCTTGTGCTTCTTGTGCTGAAGGTCCCGGGTTCAAGCCGAAATAGGGCCCAGGTAGATAttggctgtgctgggagtgcTGCAGGCGGGCTCATGGGAGGTAGGACTTCAGAGTactctcactgctgcttttcatccACCCAGGAGCATCGAGTCGCCCAGCCTGGGCTTTGGTGCTGACCCCTTCCTGCCTCACCTGCTGGAGGACGAGCAGGGCCAACTCTCAGACCTGGAATCCGAGCTGGATGCACAGAACTGGCAACACACGGTGGGCCGGGAGCTGCTGGCCAGCCTGCCACAGAAGGAGATTGACCGGCAGGAAGTGATCAATGGTGAGGAGCTTAAGAGTGAGGAGTTGAGGGGTCTGTGCCTCTGCAGACACAGCCCAAGGACACCTCCAACTCCTCTGCCTCTCAACAGAGCTCTTTGCCACGGAGGTGTCTCACCTCCGCATCCTCCGAGTCCTTGACCTTCTCTTTTACCAGCGGATGAGGAAGGAGAGCCTGCTGTCCAGGGAAGAGTTGGCACTGCTCTTCCCCAACCTCCCAGATGTGATTGAAATCCACAGTAagttcttccttcccttctttctgtcCTGCAAACCTTTTTTGCAgtggcagtgctgccctgggctgtgTAGTGACcagcttgggctgggctgtttGATTGCTGCAGATCTTTGTAGCCCACTTTCAGTTTCACtcatggcagcagcagtcaAAGTTCACTGTTTCTCCCACTTCCTCCTCCAGATTCCCTCTCCGAATCAATGAAGAAGCTCCGGGAAGAAGGACCAATCATTAAGGAAATCGGGGATCTCATGCTGTCCCGGGTAAAGAGGGGTGGTTGCTCAGAGGGGATGGGGTGACTCCTGCCCTGAGGACATCACATCCTCTAGGAGTGGACAGGGGAGCCTGAAGGTTTctgtgcagagagcagagatgaCCCTGCTGTTACGGAGACCTGTGCTGTCCCCCTCGGTGCCTCTAGGAACCAGAACATGGAAATGGAGGAGCTTTGGGAGGGCCGTGGTGGGGTCAAGGTTGGGCCAGCTTTGTTGGAATCTGAGCCCACGTCTTTCTGTGCCCCCAGTTTGACGGCCTGGCCAAGGAGGAGATCCAGCAGGTTACTGCTGACTTTTGTTCCTACCAGTCCATTGCGCTGGAGCTTATCAAGACCAAGCAGCGCAAGGAGACCCGTTTCCAGATCTTCATGCAGGTTTGTTCCTCTCTTGGGCTGCTTCTCACCCCACGGCTCTCCTGGCTGCCCTTGCTTACACCTCAGGGCCTTTATCCTTTTCCTCCTGCCCTAGGAAGCAGAAAGCAACCCTCAGTGCCGGCGCCTGCAGCTCAAGGACTTGATCATCTCAGAAATGCAACGTCTGACCAAGTACCCGTTGCTGCTGGAGAACATCCTCAAGCACACTGAGGGTAGGGGCTGGAGGACTCTTAGGGTTGTGAGGAtggtgtgctgctgtgcagccgGGAtgggtgggtgctggggggaTTCCTCCCTTCCATCAGCTCTGGGCTGGCTCCATGTGGGCTCAGGATGCAGCCATGAGTGTGTGAGTGTTGCTCAGCTACACAGGGCAGCACCTGCTCCCCCTGACCCTCACCCTTCTCCAGTGGGCACCTCAGAGCATGATAAGCTGTGCCGGGCCCGAGACCAGTGCCGGGACATCCTCAAGTATGTGAATGAAGCGGTGAAACAAGCAGAGAACCGACATCGGCTGGAGGGCTACCAGAAACGCCTGGATGCCACCTCACTGGAGAGGACCAGCAACCCGCTGGCAGCTGAGTTCAAGGTGATTCCAGCTCCTTGTAGGCCTGGGGGGGCTGCCTGGTGCCAGCGCATTCACCACTGCCCTCTCATTCCTCCAGAGCCTGGACCTCACCTCCCGCCGCATGATCCACGAAGGGCCACTCACCTGGCGTATCAGCAAGGATAAGACTGTGGGTATGGACCTCCCCTCAGGTCCTGCAGGATGTGGGCCCCCTCCAGCTCTGGGGACCCTCTGAGGCTGTGCCAGCTGGAGTTGTGGTGTCCTCAGGGTTATCCTTCCTGGGCTGTGAGCACATCTCTGAGCTTCTTCTCTCCGCTCTCTGCTCCAGATCTGCACGTGCTGCTTCTGGAGGACCTCCTGGTGCTGCTACAGAAACAAGATGAAAAGCTGGTGCTCAAGTGCCATGGCAAGACAGCTCTGGGCTCCTTGGACAACAAGCAGACCTTCAGCCCTATCCTCAAGCTCAACTCAGTGCTCATTCGCTCCGTGGCCACAGGTAGGGGACAGCAGGATGCAGGGGGTGGCAGGGGTCCTGTCCTCTTGAGTGTGTTCTTCATTATACCTTGAGCTTCTCCATTGCTTTGTCCCCCGTGCAGATAAACGAGCCTTCTTCATCATCTGCACATCAGAGCTGGGACCCCAGATCTACGAGCTGGTAGCACTGACGTCCTCCGAGAAGAACACGTAAGGGCTAAAGGGGCACTGGTGCCATGGGGCAGTGCGTGGCTGGGGAGGGGGCTCCCCAGTGTGACCCCCTCAGGAGCTGACGGTGCTCTGGGCCGGCCAGGTGGATGGAGGTGTTAGAGGAGGCAGTGCAGAGTGCCATGAGGAATGCTACCTTCCCCCCAAAGCGCCAGATGCCGGAACCCACTCGCATGGCACCTTCAAGGTGAGTAGGGTTGGAGCCTGGTCTGACACTCGGTGGCACTGCTGGGTGTCTCCAGCTGGTGGGGCTGGAGACATGGgttctccctgctgcaggagctaTTTGCTGGAGACCCAGAAGCAGCTCTCAGGGCTCCTGGCCCCTTAGCACTGCCATCCTCCAGTCTAACCCCTCTCCATCCTGCAGCCTGGTGTTGCAGGACCCCGACGTCTCCCCCATCCTGTCCCAagtcagcagctctgcagcggAGGTGGAGGAGAGTTCTTCAGGTGATTTCCCATGCTCAGTTGCCCATCTGTCTCTGGGCTCAGGACACAACCCTGAgctctcccctctccctgcagcagacGACAATCCCACAGAGCTACTGGGTAGGGAGCAACCTCCAGTGCTGCCAGAGGAGCCGGGGAGCAGcgaggtggaggaggaagagctgccCCCTGGACCTTTGCACACAGAGGTGTCTGATGCTCACCCAGAGCCCTCCATGCGCCTGGCACTGCCAGTTCCCAGCCCAGCTGAGGGGTTGGCCGAGGCAGCCCTGGAGGATGGTGAGTGATGCTCAGGAGGACTGGGGAGGCCCCCCATGATATCAGCCTCCCCCCAATTGTCCCTCTTGTCCCAGTGGAGAACCTGAGGCTGCTGATCCTGCGTCGGCTCCTGCCCAGCCGTGACACTGAACCTGAGGACGACTTGACACCCACACCGTCAGTCATTGGGGGTACCCACACTTGGGACTCAGTGCTTTCCAGCCAGGATTCGGCCTCCCAGGAGGTGCTGGCTGAGCCTCAAAGTGCTGCCGAAGAGCCAAAGACCAGATCAGGGTGGGAGGAACAGAGTGAGACGGGTCCAACAGTGtctgctgaggagcagagcagctacAAGGTGGTCCGGAAAGGTATGGGGAGCTGCCAACCCCCAACCAGACATAGGGGGGCACCCGGGGGctgttcctttccttcctttggcTGGGATTTGGGGTCTCTCTGCATGAGCTTTGGAGCTGGGATGCTGGTGGTGGGCTCTGATGGGTGCTGGTGGTGGGATGCTAACTGATGCCAGGGGTGCTGGTATATGGGTGCTGGTGGTGGGGAGCTGATGGGTGCTGATGCTTGAAGGTAGCGCTAATTGGTGTTGGGGATGCTGACTGCTGGTATATGGGTGCTGGTGATGGGATGCTGATTGGTGCTGGTGGTGGGTGCTGGTGGCGGGGCCAGCTcaccccctccctctcccttcccccatcTCTTTTTGGGGTGCACAGCCCCAGCGGAGGGTGCTCAGGAGGCCACGCCCTCGCCAGGCAGCAGCCAATCAgaaactgagctgcaggaaggaggcGGAGCTAATGTAGATGGTAAAGAGACCCCCATCCCCTTCCTGGGGGTGTCCTTGAGTCCCCAGAGCCGTGTTTCCCCATTGTGCCCTCCTGTCCCTTAAGGGCAGCCATATCCTCCAGAGGGATACGTGTCCCTATGGGGTGCTGTATCCttggggaggggtgggaggggtCCATGTCCCCCAAGGGCCGTCCCCAGAGCTCAGGACACAGAGTGCCACCACAACCCTGATGCCCCCCACTGCTCTAAGcctgtcccccccccctcctttacAGGTAACTACTTCTATGTCAGCATGCCCGCCGGGCCCCCCGAACCTGTGCCACCTCCAGGACCCCCCCATGCCTTCCCACCTGAGGAACCCCCCCGGCCCAGCGCTGCTGAGGGTCCCCCAGACCCACCCGGCCCCCTCCGAGATGTCGACCTCATCTTCCGCACCATCGAGCAGCTGACGCTGAAGCTCAACAGGCTGAAGGTGAGTCCCAGTCAAGGGCTGATAGAACAGAGGGGGAAACCACAAAcctgtgccccccccccagcccttaTATTGTGCCTTTTCCCctcacttccccccccccccaggctgTCGAAGCTGCCCATTGGGAGCTGCTGCGATCCCTTGGGCACAGCTCATCTGCAGACACCACCCCTGTGGGGCACCCAGCCCCTGGGATGGAGGGGTGGGCCCAACAACCCCACAGCCCCGAGGGAGGCAGCCCCCTGACCCGCTCCCTGAGGAGCCTGCAGGGCCACAGCGCCAACATCCCAGGTGAGCGGCTGCACCCcatctcctttccctctgctctccatCCCCCTCATCACCCCACTTCTTGCCGTCTTCCTCCCTTACCCTTCTTGCCCCATTCTCTCTGTCTCCCTTCAGtatctcatccccatccctttctccctcttcctAATCATCCCCCTTCAAGTGGTTGGGGATGGAAGGGAACCTTCATTTACACCCCGACTCTCAATTCCTCCCCTCTCACaccccctttctctcctccaggctgcagagccccCTTGGCTGAAGACCCCACACACACCGCCGACCTTTAGCCACGGAGTGGGGTGGGGGtcaacctcccccccccccccccaacaatCACTTAAATCTGGGGAGCTGCCCACCAGCCCCTTCCACCCCTTGGGGGCTGGTGGGCACTGCCAGCCTCACCCATAGGGGGTTCCCCTATGGAAAAGAGGGAGCATGGGGGACCCCCTTTCACCCTGCATGGCAGCCCCAGCCTGGCTCCCTGCCTCCCCTGGCCGTGAGCTCTGGATCTAGTCTGTATAAAtgcactttgttttgttcctctcCGTGCTGCGGCCCTTTGCTCCCCGCTGACTATAAATATGTACGTATGTGCACCCCATCGTGTAAATAacccccctcccatccccatcctcccccTGTGTCACCCCCACGGGGGACAGTCGTGTCCCCAAAGCTGGGGGGCGAAGGGCAGCCCATCCCATGTGTAGAAGCGAGGCCGACGTTGGGGtgtctgatatatatatatattatatataatagaGCCAAGATTGACCGGTTGCTGTTTGATGCTGTATCATCTGTTCCATTTGATTCCTTCCCGCGGTAAAGAAATTGATcgttgttattattttgtaaaGTAAAAGCCcagaaatgtgctgttttttcACCCATAGGCACATGTGGGGCTCATGGATCCAGGTTATACTGCTCCTCTTCCCCCAACCACCCCAGGCTGGGGGTTCAGTGCCTCTATATGCCATATGCTggcagctggggggggggtctcaGTTACCCCTTGGAAGCTACGGGGGTCCCAAGGCTATGGAGGCTCACAGGGTGGAGGGGAGTTCGCAGGGGGGTGGAGGTTTATTGGGGTTCCCATAGAGCTGACGGTTCCGGACCAGACTGATCTTAGCACTGAGTCCCCGACCTTTTATAGGACTCGGGGGGCTCACGGCGGCACCAATCACAGCGCGGCAGCTGAAGCACCATTGGTCTATTTCTAAGCCAATCACCGCGTGCAATTTGGATCCATCTTTAGGCCCATAGCTGGATCTGTCGCGGCACCACCTCTAGGCCCCGCCCACCCACCCCATTGGACCAATCACAGAGCGCGCTTTGGATCCCTCCTTGGGCCGACGAAGCGACAATCCCTGTCCCCGTCCCCCACGCGGTTTCTATGTCAACCTCGGGCCACGCTGGACTCTGTCCCCCCCGGGCTGCTCTCTGTAGGGAGGGCGGGGGGGGCTGTCTGCCCCCATCCCACCTATAGAGGAGTGACCCACACTGAGTAGGAGTGTGGGGGGGGTGCCTGACATGAGTACAGAGCCAAAACTGACCGGCTGCTGTTTGATGCTACATAATAACTTTATTAAAGAAAAGCCCAGAAAGATGCTGGTCCTCAAATGCAGGCAAACGTGGGTGTTCAAGGATCCGGGCTGTGCTCCTCCTCATGCTCTGCTGGCTGAGGGAGGGGgtctctctgctgcagcagctcctggagccGGGTAAGGACTGTACAGGTAGTGGGGAAGCTGTTCCTCTAGGAAGGGGGTACAGGGAATAAAGCTGAGCCCTGCCGTGCCAGCAGCCCCTATTGAACCCAGCTTACATGCAGGGAGAGGCGGCGCAGCCCCTGCTtccccccagctccctcctgctgctgcccctccACTGCAGCCAGCAATGCACGCAGGCCACGCTCCGTGATGCGGTTGTCTGTGGAGGGAGGAAACAACCATGGGGGGGATAGAGCTGCTCTACagccagcccccccccccagcctcaCACTCACAAGCCAGGTTGAGGTTGAGCAGCACTCGGTTCCCAGGCAGAATGACGTTGCCATCTTGGTGCCAGGCTGGCTCCAGCAATGGGTGGATGGGCTCAGGTGGTTCCAATGCCTGGGTATATTGGGAGGGGTCTTGAGGatgcaggggctgcagcagagggTGTCCCCCCAACCTAAGTCCCACCGTGCTGCTCACGTcgatgctgtgctgctcctcgaTAACCCTTGCACCACGGCCACGTCGGGTGTCTAAGGAAACTGACACTGCAAGGAAGAGCAAAGTGGGAGCAGCTGAGCCaggagcagcccccagcacgTTCCCCCCAGCACCCTCAACTCACACTTCTTGCTCTGCTTGATGTCGTCCTTCCGCAGCCGGTCCTGCAAAGGGGCAGAGAGCTCAGCCCCACTGCACCCCTCAGGCAGCACTGTAGGACCCCCCCCCAACCAATACTGGGAACTGGGGAAACCGaggcacagctccagcactgccttCAACCCAATCAGGGCTACCCAAAGACTCCATGTTGAGACCCCCGCACACCCCATCTCCTCACCTTCTTTTTGGTTGAGCTCTTGCCCTGTTTGGATGGAGACAGCTTGCCTGCAACATCACTGccatgcaggctcagggcaCGACCACTGAAAGGTTCAAACTGCTTGGAGATGTCATAAGGAAGGATGCTCGGGGATAGGGGTCCCAAAAAGGTAAAGCCCCCATCCCATACCCAATGCTTACTGCACGGGGCTGCCCCTGTTTCTCCATCagcagcctcctcctctccaccACCTCCGCATGCCTCAGTttgaagggctgcagcacctctgccaGCTTCTGGGCTCCAATGTCCCCAATGCGGTTGTGGCCCAGGGACAGGGAAAGCAGTGAGCGATTCCAGCGCAGCCCCTTTGGGGGTGGGATGAGGAAGGGGCTGAGAGGAGGCATAGGCAGCTCATGGCATGGGGGGGGAGAAGGTGCTGGGAGGGGATACAGGCAGCATTCAGCCCCCCCATGGCCCTGCTGCCCCCACCTCAGCAATGTGCTCTGCACCCACGTCTGTGATGCAGTTGAAGCTGAGGACCAGAGAGAGCAGGCTGCGGTTGGAGGAGTTCATGGTGGAAAGGCTTTGACCCAGAAGCTGTGCAGCCGTGTCACCAATGCAGTTGTTGCGCAGAGACAAGTGGGACAGCCTGGGGGGGGGGTACAGGAGGGTTGGGAGACATTGGGGAGGGGGGGTCACTTTGTAGCTGGGGACACTGTGCAAAGGGCAGAGCCTGGCACTCACGTGCTGCTGGCCCCTATCAGGACATGGAAGGAGTGTTCTGGCAAAGGGTTCCCCTCCAGAGTGAGCGACCTGTGGGGTCAAACAGCACTGATATGCCCTCAATTAATGACAATGAGACCTTcagcatcccccccccccctcaaacCTCTCCCAGCCTACCAGAGCTGGGGGCAGCTTGCCACCATCGTGCCCACTGTAGGCAGCATGCTGTCAGTCAGCCCAGCACTCCAGAAGCTGTGAGGACAGATGCATCACTCGGCCATCACTGAGCAACTGGCCTGGGGGGCCACCCTCCACATACTCACTTCAAGGCTTtcagattgcccagggaggGCAGACATTTGTTGAGAACACCCAGCATCTCCTCTTCCACTTTCCAGCCTGCAGGATACAA
This Excalfactoria chinensis isolate bCotChi1 chromosome 31, bCotChi1.hap2, whole genome shotgun sequence DNA region includes the following protein-coding sequences:
- the ARHGEF11 gene encoding rho guanine nucleotide exchange factor 11 isoform X11, producing the protein MSVRPPQAAPDSRAGSKRQRLPRLSSLSSLGDSSSERRSPGHRRQPSDSSETTGLVQRCVIIQKDQHGFGFTVSGDRIVLVQSVRPGGAAMKAGVQEGDRIVKVNGTMVTNSSHLEVVKLIKSGAYVALTLLGSPPPSVGLSNSQQDMSTTGAPRNAPACPPPPPPPPLPPPQRITGPKPLQDPEVQKHATQILRNMLRQEEAELQRFYEAYNRNPGTVVGEQIEGARRRVSQLQLKIRQETSGSMDLGRLCGDSSMAMFRAAEGRLSLDSQDGDSGLESGTERFPSVSEISLNRNSVLSDHGLDSPRTSPVITARLFQHHRRQGSDTAFTPTTEQGSERTGRPLIIGPEEDYDPGYFNNECDSLFQDLGKLKSRPAHLGVFLRYIFSQADPSPLLFYLCADVCQQTTAKDSRGLGKDIWNIFLDRNAPLRVKVSEQLLAEIEARLRNGDDVRAALFEAQEMVMPEIQEQIQDYRTKRTMGLGSLYGENDLLDLDGDPQKERQVAEKQLAQLGDILSKYEEDRSSPMAFALSTYMNHTGIRSREPRVASTSEKAQALPDKDKWLPFFPKAKKQSSSTKKDKDAIEDKKRNPILKYIAKPKMSQSIKPGNVRNIIQHFENNQHYESQEPGSQRLSTGSFPEDLLEGDGSRAEVKLGRSESLKGREEMKKSRKAENVPRSRSDVDMDAAAEATRLHQSASSSASSLSTRSLENPTPPYTPKMGRRSIESPSLGFGADPFLPHLLEDEQGQLSDLESELDAQNWQHTVGRELLASLPQKEIDRQEVINELFATEVSHLRILRVLDLLFYQRMRKESLLSREELALLFPNLPDVIEIHNSLSESMKKLREEGPIIKEIGDLMLSRFDGLAKEEIQQVTADFCSYQSIALELIKTKQRKETRFQIFMQEAESNPQCRRLQLKDLIISEMQRLTKYPLLLENILKHTEVGTSEHDKLCRARDQCRDILKYVNEAVKQAENRHRLEGYQKRLDATSLERTSNPLAAEFKSLDLTSRRMIHEGPLTWRISKDKTVDLHVLLLEDLLVLLQKQDEKLVLKCHGKTALGSLDNKQTFSPILKLNSVLIRSVATDKRAFFIICTSELGPQIYELVALTSSEKNTWMEVLEEAVQSAMRNATFPPKRQMPEPTRMAPSSLVLQDPDVSPILSQVSSSAAEVEESSSADDNPTELLGREQPPVLPEEPGSSEVEEEELPPGPLHTEVSDAHPEPSMRLALPVPSPAEGLAEAALEDVENLRLLILRRLLPSRDTEPEDDLTPTPSVIGGTHTWDSVLSSQDSASQEVLAEPQSAAEEPKTRSGWEEQSETGPTVSAEEQSSYKVVRKAPAEGAQEATPSPGSSQSETELQEGGGANVDGNYFYVSMPAGPPEPVPPPGPPHAFPPEEPPRPSAAEGPPDPPGPLRDVDLIFRTIEQLTLKLNRLKAVEAAHWELLRSLGHSSSADTTPVGHPAPGMEGWAQQPHSPEGGSPLTRSLRSLQGHSANIPGCRAPLAEDPTHTADL